Below is a window of Thermodesulfomicrobium sp. WS DNA.
ATCGTCGAGGATGTGTGCGACCGTCTGCGTAGCGATCCGAAGTCACGCGCGGCGTACATCGAGCGCGCCGAGGCCATCGAGGCGGAACTCAACCTGCCCGATCTGTGCGCTGCAATCGAAGACCTGGGTGAGCGCGACACCTTCCCCTTCGAGGAGCGGACCTTCCTGCGCACGGCGATCAAGGGGATCGTCAGCGGGGACACCGATGCCACGCGCCGTGTGTTGACCCGCCACAAGAGTTCGGTGTGGCTTGGCAAGGGCGAAAGCCAGGCCCAATGGGAGTTGGTGCGCTCGGCCTTGCGCCTCGTCGAGGCCTGTGACGATTTTGAGCGCCAGTTGCCGGATCACGCCCGATCGCAAGCGGAACTGATCGACTTTTACGTGGGCAGCCTGCGTGAAGCCGATCGCTTGCAGCGCGAGTTTGAGCAAGCCGCGGGCGACTTCCTCGACCCACATGGCTTGATGCATGAGGTGATCAATCAGGCACGGGCCCGCTACCGGCGTTTGGCGGAGAAGGTGCAAGGTGTGTTCGTGAAACACATCGAGACCGCTGGTTGGCCGCCGACCGGGCGGCTGGCCAACGTCGATGTCTTTGATCGTCTGGTGGCGGAGCGCCTCAAGGAGAGTGGGCGCAAAGTGGCCTATCTGATGGTGGACGCCCTGCGTTACGAGTTGGGCGTGGTCCTCGAAAAACTGCTGGCAGAGGACGGTCCCGTCGAACTGCAAGCGGCCTATGCGCAGCTACCCACCATCACCCCAGTGGGCATGGCGAGCTTGCTGCCGGACGCTCGCACGGGGCTGACCCTTTCGCTGGAGAATGATGTCCTGGTGCCTAAGCTAGCAGGGGCGCCGGTGAGCAACGTCCAACAGCGCATGAATGTGCTGGCCAAGCGCTATGGCGATCGGTTCGCGGAAATGCGGTTGGATGACTTTGTTCGCGGCAAACCAAAGATCGCAGACACCGTCGATCTGCTGGTGCTGCGCTCCACGGAAATCGACAGTCAACTCGAAAGCACCCACGAGACGACGCTCGGCCTGATCCCGGGCACGCTCAAGCTGATCCGCGTGGCGCTGCATAAGCTGCGTGGCATGGGCTTCAAAGAGGCAATCATCGTGACCGACCATGGCTTCTTCTTGAACGCACAACCAGAGTCTGGCGATGTGTGCGTGAAACCTCAGGGGAAATGGCCGGTGAATGCCCATGACCGCATGATGCTCGGCGACGGCACAGCGGATGGTCACAGCTTGGTGGTGAGTGCCGAGAAGGTCGGCATCCGCGGTGACTTTGCTCAAGTGGCCATGCCCCGCAGCATGGCGCCGTATCGGGCAGGGCATCTTTATTTCCACGGCGGAGCATCCCTGGTCGAGGCGGTCGTGCCGGTGCTGGTGGCGCGCCTCGATACCGCCTCTCACGATGAGCAGCGAAAGGTGCTGGTCAAGCTGAGCTACAAGAACGGCGCCAAGCGCATCACGACGCGGCTACCGGTGATCGAGGTGGCGCTGGTCTCTGAGGACATGTTCTCGCAAGACGTGAGCCTGGAGATCTTGCTGGAAGCGCAAGACAGCAAGGGCAATGTGGTCGGCGAGCCGCGCCCAGGTGGGGATGTGAACCCCGCCACACGGACGGTCACCTTGATGCCGGGCCAGCGCAAGCAGATTGCTCTGCGCATGGACGACGAGTTCCGAGGCAAGTTCTCGGTCAAGGCGCTCAACCCGACGACGCTGGCGCTGGCGTCGAAGGGCAGTGAACTGGCGCTCGAAACCGATTACACGGAGTGAGCCTGATGGACGAACTCGACAAGAAACTGAACGAGACCTTCGACGGCAAGGTACTGCGCAAGGACCTGCTGCACCGAATCAAGAAGGGCACCAACGTCCCAACCTTCGTGCTGGAATTTTTGTTGGCCAGGTTTTGTGCTAGTAATGACGATGCAGAAATCCAGGCCGGTTTAGAGGCCGTGCTGGCAACCTTGCAGGACAACTATGTGCGGCCAGATGAGGCCAATGCTGCCCAATCCAAGGTGGCCACCAAGGGCAAGCACCGCTTCATCGACAAGGTGCATGTGCGCTATGTCGAGAAGGAGAAACGTCATTGGGCGGCGCTCGAAAACTTCAATTCCCAGCGCATCGCCATTGGCGAAAAGTTCTACCGCGACAACGATCGCTTGCTGGAGGGGGGCATTTGGGCGGAAGTGACTCTGGCACACAACGACATTGAAGAAGATGACTACGCGTTTTACATCGAAGACCTGCGGCCGATCCAGCTGACACGTTTTGACTTCGACCATTATGCAGAGGGGCGTAGAGCGTTCACGCGTAATGAGTGGCTCGATGTGGTGTTACGGTCAGTGGGCCTGGAACCCGGCAAACTCACGCATCGGGTCAAGCTTCACTTCATCGCGAGGCTGGCCGCATTGGTGGAGCCCAACTA
It encodes the following:
- a CDS encoding PglZ domain-containing protein, with amino-acid sequence MTIAEFIRESVLRPRLKQAGALVVYDADRRYRELCLDLASDTVRVVDASISSIESREAALLALREMGQPQAPLGGVLIYVPAKRPETDEQKQVDPFALYAVCGAVFPQDDGDEYLSLCLRAKPDHATEIRRLFADNPQGPTFAVIDAIGGGVSWPQLRATLRVESAREILTALLAPSTSQSEALKGQEGWVQEARDFLRATLGLNLKTRGKTWSALADELWRYVLFSEFVFDLPVALPDTLKGVPHAPMEARPIVEDVCDRLRSDPKSRAAYIERAEAIEAELNLPDLCAAIEDLGERDTFPFEERTFLRTAIKGIVSGDTDATRRVLTRHKSSVWLGKGESQAQWELVRSALRLVEACDDFERQLPDHARSQAELIDFYVGSLREADRLQREFEQAAGDFLDPHGLMHEVINQARARYRRLAEKVQGVFVKHIETAGWPPTGRLANVDVFDRLVAERLKESGRKVAYLMVDALRYELGVVLEKLLAEDGPVELQAAYAQLPTITPVGMASLLPDARTGLTLSLENDVLVPKLAGAPVSNVQQRMNVLAKRYGDRFAEMRLDDFVRGKPKIADTVDLLVLRSTEIDSQLESTHETTLGLIPGTLKLIRVALHKLRGMGFKEAIIVTDHGFFLNAQPESGDVCVKPQGKWPVNAHDRMMLGDGTADGHSLVVSAEKVGIRGDFAQVAMPRSMAPYRAGHLYFHGGASLVEAVVPVLVARLDTASHDEQRKVLVKLSYKNGAKRITTRLPVIEVALVSEDMFSQDVSLEILLEAQDSKGNVVGEPRPGGDVNPATRTVTLMPGQRKQIALRMDDEFRGKFSVKALNPTTLALASKGSELALETDYTE